A single Glycine soja cultivar W05 chromosome 14, ASM419377v2, whole genome shotgun sequence DNA region contains:
- the LOC114382951 gene encoding protein MEMO1 isoform X2: MGTKVRRPSHAGSWYTDNPKQLSEELEGWLQSCGLTKSSDVRGVIAPTRVFLLGPSHHYYTPKCALTTATVYKTPIGDLPIDLEVTEELKATGKFELMDIRVDEAEHSMEMHLPYLAKVFEGHQVKIVPILVGAVSAENEAMYGQILAKYVDDSNNFFSISSDFCHWGSRFNYMHYDKKHGPIYKSIEALDKMGMDIIETGDPDSFKQYLLEYDNTICGRHPISVFLHMLRNCSTKIKIKFLRYEQSSQCKSNRDSSVSYASAAAKTDDSSSS, translated from the exons ATGGGCACCAAGGTTAGGAGACCCTCCCATGCTGGCTCTTGGTACACCGACAATC CTAAGCAGCTTTCAGAGGAGCTTGAAGGGTGGTTGCAATCGTGTGGTTTGACCAAATCTTCTGATGTGCGGGGAGTGATAGCACC TACACGTGTGTTCCTTCTTGGTCCTTCTCACCACTATTACACTCCAAAATGTGCTCTTACGACTGCAACTGTCTACAAGACACCCATAGGGGACCTGCCTATTGATTTGGAAG TAACTGAGGAGCTTAAAGCTACGGGGAAATTTGAGCTGATGGATATTCGTGTTGATGAAGCTGAACATAGCATGGAAATGCACCTGCCATATCTTGCCAAAGTATTTGAAGG GCACCAGGTGAAAATTGTACCCATTTTAGTTGGTGCTGTTAGTGCTGAAAATGAAGCTATGTATGGGCAGATTCTTGCCAAATATGTTGATGATTCCAATAACTTCTTCTCTATTTCATCAGACTTTTGTCACTGGGGATCTCG ATTCAATTACATGCACTATGACAAGAAACATGGGCCTATATACAAATCTATTGAGGCCTTAGACAAGATGGGCATGGATATCATAGAAACAGGAGATCCAGATTCATTCAAGCAATATCTGTTGGAGTATGACAATACAATCTGTGGACGCCATCCAATTAGTGTTTTTCTTCAT ATGCTAAGGAACTGCTcaacaaagataaaaatcaaatttcttcgCTATGAGCAATCCAGTCAGTGCAAAAGTAACAGGGATAGTAGTGTTAGTTATGCATCTGCAGCAGCAAAAACTGATGATTCAAGCTCCAGTTGA
- the LOC114382951 gene encoding protein MEMO1 isoform X1 encodes MGTKVRRPSHAGSWYTDNPKQLSEELEGWLQSCGLTKSSDVRGVIAPHAGYSYSGRAAAYAFGNIDPSNITRVFLLGPSHHYYTPKCALTTATVYKTPIGDLPIDLEVTEELKATGKFELMDIRVDEAEHSMEMHLPYLAKVFEGHQVKIVPILVGAVSAENEAMYGQILAKYVDDSNNFFSISSDFCHWGSRFNYMHYDKKHGPIYKSIEALDKMGMDIIETGDPDSFKQYLLEYDNTICGRHPISVFLHMLRNCSTKIKIKFLRYEQSSQCKSNRDSSVSYASAAAKTDDSSSS; translated from the exons ATGGGCACCAAGGTTAGGAGACCCTCCCATGCTGGCTCTTGGTACACCGACAATC CTAAGCAGCTTTCAGAGGAGCTTGAAGGGTGGTTGCAATCGTGTGGTTTGACCAAATCTTCTGATGTGCGGGGAGTGATAGCACC ACATGCTGGTTATTCCTATTCAGGAAGAGCTGCTGCTTATGCCTTCGGAAACATTGATCCATCAAATAT TACACGTGTGTTCCTTCTTGGTCCTTCTCACCACTATTACACTCCAAAATGTGCTCTTACGACTGCAACTGTCTACAAGACACCCATAGGGGACCTGCCTATTGATTTGGAAG TAACTGAGGAGCTTAAAGCTACGGGGAAATTTGAGCTGATGGATATTCGTGTTGATGAAGCTGAACATAGCATGGAAATGCACCTGCCATATCTTGCCAAAGTATTTGAAGG GCACCAGGTGAAAATTGTACCCATTTTAGTTGGTGCTGTTAGTGCTGAAAATGAAGCTATGTATGGGCAGATTCTTGCCAAATATGTTGATGATTCCAATAACTTCTTCTCTATTTCATCAGACTTTTGTCACTGGGGATCTCG ATTCAATTACATGCACTATGACAAGAAACATGGGCCTATATACAAATCTATTGAGGCCTTAGACAAGATGGGCATGGATATCATAGAAACAGGAGATCCAGATTCATTCAAGCAATATCTGTTGGAGTATGACAATACAATCTGTGGACGCCATCCAATTAGTGTTTTTCTTCAT ATGCTAAGGAACTGCTcaacaaagataaaaatcaaatttcttcgCTATGAGCAATCCAGTCAGTGCAAAAGTAACAGGGATAGTAGTGTTAGTTATGCATCTGCAGCAGCAAAAACTGATGATTCAAGCTCCAGTTGA